Proteins encoded within one genomic window of Bos indicus isolate NIAB-ARS_2022 breed Sahiwal x Tharparkar chromosome 23, NIAB-ARS_B.indTharparkar_mat_pri_1.0, whole genome shotgun sequence:
- the ID4 gene encoding DNA-binding protein inhibitor ID-4: MKAVSPVRPSGRKAPSGCGGGGGGELALRCLAEHGHSLGGSAAAAAAAAAARCKAAEAAADEPALCLQCDMNDCYSRLRRLVPTIPPNKKVSKVELLQHVIDYILDLQLALETHPALLRQPPPPAPPHLPAGTCPAAPPRTPLTALNTDPAGAVNKQGDSILCR; the protein is encoded by the exons ATGAAGGCGGTGAGCCCGGTGCGCCCCTCGGGCCGCAAGGCGCCGTcgggctgcggcggcggcggcggtggcgagCTGGCGCTGCGCTGCCTGGCCGAGCACGGCCACAGCCTGGGCGGCTCGGCGGCcgcggccgcggcggcggcggccgcgcgCTGCAAGGCGGCCGAGGCGGCGGCCGACGAGCCGGCGCTGTGCCTGCAGTGCGATATGAACGACTGCTACAGCCGCCTGCGGAGGCTGGTGCCCACCATCCCGCCCAACAAGAAAGTCAGCAAAGTAGAGCTCCTGCAGCACGTTATCGACTACATCCTGGATCTGCAGCTGGCGCTGGAGACGCACCCGGCTCTGCTGAggcagccgccgccgcccgcgccgccgCACCTCCCGGCCGGGACCTGCCCGGCCGCGCCGCCGCGGACCCCTCTCACCGCGCTCAACACCGACCCG GCCGGCGCGGTGAACAAGCAGGGCGACAGCATTCTCTGCCGCTGA